Proteins encoded by one window of Arachis ipaensis cultivar K30076 chromosome B04, Araip1.1, whole genome shotgun sequence:
- the LOC107637535 gene encoding uncharacterized protein LOC107637535, which produces MAGVCSRKQFHGYSKMEKEDSEEMIHRRAQFLIYKVLQQADSSYSSSCSRRIRICKLKVKIGNRLRRLRKRILSGFHGLKAWKKRFFAIGSSTTIRALPPFIK; this is translated from the coding sequence ATGGCTGGTGTTTGTAGTAGGAAGCAGTTCCATGGTTACTCGAAGATGGAAAAGGAGGATTCTGAAGAGATGATACATAGGAGGGCACAGTTCTTGATCTACAAGGTCTTGCAGCAAGCtgattcttcttattcttcttcttgttctcgcAGAATCAGAATCTGCAAGCTCAAGGTGAAGATCGGAAACAGGTTGAGGAGGCTGAGGAAGAGAATCCTATCTGGATTCCATGGACTCAAAGCATGGAAGAAGCGCTTCTTTGCAATTGGAAGTAGTACTACTATTAGAGCACTTCCTCCTTTCATCAAATGA
- the LOC107635899 gene encoding transcription repressor OFP12-like: MNIRMSKFFSKRRLHLCFTKQHHQSSMEEDDDLFYSSSADSDTCDDELPPHLPSVISSKRFFFSSPSRSSSIIDQHIIEGGVGVTKHSLDPYMDFRRSMQEMVHSRDTKDCEYLQQLLLCYLSLNHPHTHNYILAAFADLLLHLFSSDHHHHHASNHSSSGLLISSQHNNNNI; the protein is encoded by the coding sequence ATGAATATCAGAATGTCCAAGTTTTTCTCTAAACGCCGCCTTCACCTCTGCTTCACGAAACAACACCACCAATCAAGCATGGAGGAAGACGACGACTTGTTCTACTCGTCTTCAGCAGACTCTGACACATGTGATGATGAATTACCACCTCACTTACCATCCGTGATCTCCTCAAagcgcttcttcttctcttcaccaAGCCGCTCCAGCTCCATCATTGATCAGCACATAATTGAGGGAGGAGTGGGAGTCACCAAGCACTCCCTCGACCCCTACATGGATTTCCGGCGTTCCATGCAGGAAATGGTTCATTCCAGGGACACAAAAGACTGCGAGTATCTGCAGCAGCTTCTATTGTGCTACCTTTCTCTCAACCACCCACACACTCATAACTACATCCTCGCTGCCTTCGCTGACCTCCTCCTTCACCTCTTCTCCTctgaccaccaccaccaccacgccAGCAACCACTCCTCTTCAGGGCTTCTAATTTCCTctcaacataataataataatatttaa
- the LOC107638620 gene encoding uncharacterized protein LOC107638620, with the protein MVFFLSTSAASLYNKRFLLRKSSFWFKYLTTIPNKDDGHGAASVPPSESSTTLHLSPFLSNFDHPPSGYNIELVDGDAWGVSSGVAQAWPGRHSARSAATTFAHHGIDEPDDCNPSHVEDDMDLEDMDNMRVRGNLFYKLERSSKEFEEYNLEFHSKKSSKKKDKNKKENTKEAKKAKECPNPNVTSNSKDKLPKDHIATRSRIFMPRLDEIKDVSPENKRQRTPTFNQLTGPYHEPFCLDIYISKGSVRACIVHRVTSKVVAVAHSISKDMKFDLASTKNKTTCAAVGAILAQRALADDIHDVIYTPRKGEKLEGKLHIVLKSIIGNGINVKVKIKQRFKR; encoded by the coding sequence ATGGTGTTCTTCCTCTCAACAAGCGCTGCTTCCTTATACAACAAACGATTTCTGTTGAGAAAATCCAGTTTCTGGTTCAAGTATCTCACCACCATTCCCAATAAGGATGATGGCCATGGAGCTGCATCTGTGCCACCTTCTGAGAGCTCCACTACCCTTCATCTTTCACCATTTTTATCCAATTTTGATCACCCTCCAAGTGGATATAACATAGAGCTTGTAGATGGTGATGCTTGGGGTGTCTCGTCTGGGGTGGCACAAGCCTGGCCAGGAAGGCATTCGGCTAGATCAGCAGCTACTACATTTGCACACCATGGTATTGATGAACCCGATGATTGTAACCCCTCTCATGTTGAGGATGACATGGATTTGGAAGATATGGATAACATGAGGGTTCGCGGGAATCTGTTCTATAAGCTCGAGCGCAGTTCCAAGGAGTTTGAAGAGTATAATTTAGAGTTTCACAGCAAGAAATCTTCCAAGAAGAAAGACAAGAACAAGAAGGAAAACACTAAGGAAGCAAAGAAAGCTAAAGAGTGTCCAAATCCAAATGTGACTTCCAATTCCAAAGATAAGCTTCCGAAAGATCATATCGCAACAAGAAGCAGAATTTTTATGCCCCGGTTGGATGAAATTAAAGATGTTTCTCCTGAGAACAAGAGGCAGAGGACTCCCACATTTAACCAGCTTACAGGCCCTTATCATGAACCATTTTGCTTGGACATTTACATATCTAAAGGCTCTGTTCGTGCTTGCATTGTTCATAGGGTAACTAGCAAGGTTGTTGCAGTGGCACATTCCATTTCTAAGGATATGAAGTTTGACCTGGCTTCTACCAAGAACAAGACCACCTGTGCTGCTGTGGGTGCCATTCTGGCTCAGAGAGCACTGGCTGATGATATTCATGACGTTATTTACACTCCAAGAAAAGGAGAAAAGCTTGAGGGAAAGCTTCATATTGTTCTCAAGTCTATCATTGGCAATGGCATTAATGTGAAGGTAAAGATTAAGCAAAGATTCAAGAGATAA